The sequence below is a genomic window from Chthoniobacterales bacterium.
GTCCTGACGCGTCAGAAAGTCGAAGTGGTGACACGCGACGAAGTTTGCGCGCTTGATGAGATAATGCGCGGCGATGGGTCGCGGTCCGAAGCGCAGGTGCGAGATCGTCATCGCACCCGATTTCTTCGAGTCGTAGACGAAGTATCCCTGCGCGTAGTTCGGCGTCTTCTCGCCGATGATCTTGATGGAATTCTTGTTCGCGCCGACGGTCCCATCGGACCCGAGGCCATAGAAAACGGCGCGCACGACGCCGGTATCCTCGATGTCGAACGTGGAATCGACGCGCAACGAGCGACCGGTCACGTCATCGGTGATTCCGACGGTGAAATGATTCTGCGGACACTCCTTTTTCAACTCGTCGAAAACAGCGCGCGCCATCGCGGGATCGAATTCCTTGGAGGAAAGCCCGTAGCGGCCGCCGATCACCAGCGGCTCGACCTCGAAGGCCGAAAGTCCCGCGGCGCGGGCCTCCGCAAGCGCGGCGACCACATCGAGATAAAGCGGCTCGCCGACGGAGCCGGGCTCCTTGGTGCGATCCAGCACGGCGATACTGCGCACCGATCTCGGCAGCGCGTTGACGAAGTCAGGAGTCGAGAACGGGCGGTAGAGTCGCACTTTCAAGACGCCCACGCGCTCGGCATCCGCGTTCAATGCGGCGGCGGTTTCCTCGGCCGTCTCGGCGCCGGACCCGATCGCCACGATCACGCGCTCGGCCTCGGGATGCCCCACGTATTGGAAAAGCTCGTAGCTTCGGCCGGTCAGCGCTGCGAAGTGCTCCATGAGCCGCTGCACGACGGTGGGCACGCGCTCGTGAAAGGCGTTCGACGCTTCGCGCGCCTGGAAAAAGACATCGGGATTTTGCGCGGTGCCCCGAATGGCCGGGTGATCGGGCGAGAGCGCGCGGCGGCGAAACTGCGCGATCCACTTCTCGTTGAGCATGCGGCGCAGGGTCTCGTCCTCCAGCAGCTCAATCTTCGCCACCTCGTGCGAGGTGCGAAATCCGTCGAAGAAGTGGAGGCACGGCACCGAGGTCGCGAGCGTGGCGCAGTGCGCGATGCAGGCCATATCCTGCGCCTCCTGCACGGAGTTCGACGCCAGCATGGCAACACCGGTCTGGCGACAGGCCATGACATCGGAGTGATCGCCGAAGATCGAGAGAGCGTGCGTGGCCACGGCGCGCGCCGTGACATGAAAGCAGAAGGGAAGCAGCTCGCCCGCGATCTTGTAGAGATTGGGGATCATCAGCAGGAGCCCCTGAGATGCAGTGAAAGTGGTGGTGAGCGAGCCCGTCTGCAACATGCCATGCACCGCGCCGGCAACGCCGCCTTCGGACTGCATCTCGACGAGGTGCGGCACAGTCTTCCACAGATTCGGCCGCCGTTTCGCAGACCACTCGTCGCACCACTCCGCCATCGGGGATGAAGGCGTGATCGGATAGATGGCGACGGTCTCGCTCAGCCGATAGGCGACGGACGCGACCGCTTCGTTCGCGTCGAGAGTTGCGCACTTCATGCAGGCAGTTAAAGGCCGGCAAGCCATTGCGACTTTGTATGCGTTGGCGGAGGCTCGCCGTTTCTTGTCAATTATTCCGCGGCGAGAGCAGATGCTCCGCTCGCTCGAGCGCCTGGTCGATGCTTGCGCAGAAGTTGTCCAGGCCGATGCGATCGGCCAGGCCGGACTCGTGCATGACCTTCATCGGCTGTGGCTGAACGGCCGTGAGCAGCACATGCACGCCGTCGCGCTGCATTTTCTCGACCGCCACTTCGAGCGCATGCAGGCCGCTCGCGTCCATCAGCGGAACGAGTCGCATGCGAAAGATGACGACCTGCGGCCTGCCGCCGGAGCCGCGCAGCGCGACCTCGAGCTTGTCCGCGGCGGCAAAGAAGAGCGGACCGTTGATTCGGAAAAGGACGACGCCGGCCGGCACGGCCTTGCCGCGCAGCGACAGGCCGCCTTCCATTTCCGTGTCGGAGTCCGGAGTGAGCAGCCGAACGTGCGTCATTTCCTCCATGCGGCGCACGAACAGGATAACGGCCATGACCATTCCGCAACCCACGCCGGCGGTGAGATCGAGCGCCACCGTGAGCGCGAACGTCGCGATCATGACGGCGAAGTCCGTGCGCGGGCCGTGCCAGAGTTCGACGAACGTGTGCCATTCCGCCATCCGCACCGCGACAACGAGAAGGATCGCACTAAGCGCGGCGAGCGGGATGTATTTTGCCAGCGGTGCGGCGAGGAGGACGATGGCCAGCAGCACGACCGAATGGACGATTCCCGCCACCGGCCCCCGGGCTCCGTGGCGGATGCTGGCGGCCGTGCGGGCGATGGCACCCGTTGCCGCAATCCCGCCAAAGAGCGGAGTCACGAGATTTGCGACGCCCTGGCCGATGAGTTCCTGGTTCGAGTCGTGGCGGGTGTCGTTCATCCCATCGGCGACAGTGGCGGAGAGCAGGCTTTCGATCGCTCCCAGCGCGGCGATGGTCGCGGCCACGCCGATCAACTCCCGCAGGCGATCCAGCGAGATGGCGGGAAAATGCCAGCCCGGCAATCCCGCGGGAATGCCGCCGAACTTCGTGCCGATCGTTTCGACGTCCCATCCCGACCAGTAAACCAGGCACGAGCTTGCGACGACGGCGACGATGGCGGCGGGAATCTTGCGCGTGAGTCGGGGCCAGCCGACGACGATGGCAAGCGTCAGCAGCGAAACCGCGACCGCCGGCCAGCTCACGCCGCGAAGATGCGTCGCAAGCATGAGGATCTGCTGCGGGATGTGCTGCGGCATTGCGAGGCCGAGTCCAAGAGCCGCGTTGAGCTGCGCGGTGAAAATGATGACCGCGATGCCGCTGGTGAAACCCGCCACCACGGGATACGGGACGAACCGCAGCAGCGTGCCCATGCGCAGCGCGCCCATCAGGATCAGCAGCGCCCCGGCCATCATCGTGGCCAGCGCGAGACCGGAGTAGCCATGGACCGCGACCACGCCCGCCAGCACGGGGACGAACGCTCCGGTCGGACCGCCGATCTGGAAGCGCGAGCCGCCGAGAGCGGAGATCAGGAAGCCGGCGATGATCGCCGTCCACAGCCCTTGCGCCGGCGAAACACCCGATGCGATGCCGAAGCCGATGGCCAAGGGCAGCGCGAGGAGCCCGACCGTCGCGCCCGCGCCGAGATCGTTGAAAAAGTCGTCGCGGCCGTAGCCGCGCCAGCCTTTCCCAATCGCAGGCACGAAAGCGGAGCCGGGCGTCATTGCTTCATCGAGAGAACGCGACGGCCGCCTCGAGCGCTACAAGAAAATCAGCACGAGCACCTGCGCGCAGACCACGCGCAGCAGCATCGTGAGCGGATAGACCGTGGCGTAGGAAATCGAGGGTGCATCGGAGCCGCTCACGGTGTTTGCAAAGGCGAGCGCGGGCGGGTCGG
It includes:
- a CDS encoding SulP family inorganic anion transporter, whose product is MPAIGKGWRGYGRDDFFNDLGAGATVGLLALPLAIGFGIASGVSPAQGLWTAIIAGFLISALGGSRFQIGGPTGAFVPVLAGVVAVHGYSGLALATMMAGALLILMGALRMGTLLRFVPYPVVAGFTSGIAVIIFTAQLNAALGLGLAMPQHIPQQILMLATHLRGVSWPAVAVSLLTLAIVVGWPRLTRKIPAAIVAVVASSCLVYWSGWDVETIGTKFGGIPAGLPGWHFPAISLDRLRELIGVAATIAALGAIESLLSATVADGMNDTRHDSNQELIGQGVANLVTPLFGGIAATGAIARTAASIRHGARGPVAGIVHSVVLLAIVLLAAPLAKYIPLAALSAILLVVAVRMAEWHTFVELWHGPRTDFAVMIATFALTVALDLTAGVGCGMVMAVILFVRRMEEMTHVRLLTPDSDTEMEGGLSLRGKAVPAGVVLFRINGPLFFAAADKLEVALRGSGGRPQVVIFRMRLVPLMDASGLHALEVAVEKMQRDGVHVLLTAVQPQPMKVMHESGLADRIGLDNFCASIDQALERAEHLLSPRNN